From one Erinaceus europaeus chromosome 4, mEriEur2.1, whole genome shotgun sequence genomic stretch:
- the LOC103128102 gene encoding putative olfactory receptor 2B8 — MRRFNNTFHQLNGFVLVGFSEWPRLEMALFVAISIFYLMTLLGNSAIIILSRLDPRLHTPMYFFLANLSFLDLCYTTSTVPQMLVNIQSHRRNISYIGCIVQLFIFLGLGSTECVLLSVMAFDRYVAICKPLHYTVIMHSRLCQQLAAVTWVTGFSNSLVQTVLTFLLPRCGHYRVENFFCEVPAMLQLSCIDTWINEVEMYAAVVVIKVIPVGLILFSYFNIVRAVVRIQSSESRKKAFNTCGSHLLVVIMFYGSAISGYAYMAPKSNSAKLKGRLLALFYGLITPMLNPLIYTLRNKDVKGALKRLLGREQNEGWNMT; from the coding sequence ATGAGAAGATTCAATAATACCTTTCATCAACTGAATGGCTTTGTTTTAGTGGGTTTCTCTGAATGGCCCAGATTAGAAATGGCTCTTTTTGTGGCCATCTCCATCTTCTACTTGATGACTCTCCTTGGGAATTCAGCCATCATTATCTTGTCACGGCTTGACCCCAGACTCCACACTCCCATGTACTTCTTCTTGGCAAATCTTTCTTTTCTGGATCTCTGCTATACTACCTCTACTGTCCCCCAGATGTTGGTCAATATACAGAGCCATAGGAGAAACATCAGCTACATAGGATGCATAGTTCAACTTTTTATCTTCCTTGGTTTAGGATCCACAGAATGTGTGCTTCTCTCAGTAATGGCCTTTGACCGATATGTAGCTATCTGCAAGCCTCTCCATTACACAGTGATTATGCATTCTAGGCTATGTCAACAACTGGCAGCTGTGACTTGGGTAACAGGTTTCAGCAACTCCTTGGTGCAAACAGTATTGACTTTCTTGTTACCTCGCTGTGGTCATTACCGAGTGGAGAATTTCTTCTGTGAAGTACCTGCCATGCTTCAATTATCCTGTATTGATACATGGATTAATGAAGTAGAGATGTATGCAGCTGTGGTGGTAATAAAAGTTATCCCAGTTGGATTGATTCTATTCTCATACTTCAACATTGTCAGAGCAGTAGTAAGGATCCAATCTTCAGAGAGTCGCAAGAAGGCCTTCAACACATGTGGATCTCATCTGTTGGTGGTCATTATGTTCTATGGCTCAGCCATTAGTGGCTATGCATATATGGCACCCAAGAGCAACTCAGCCAAACTGAAGGGCAGGCTTCTTGCACTCTTCTATGGACTTATAACTCCCATGCTCAATCCACTCATTTATACCCTAAGAAATAAAGATGTTAAGGGAGCACTAAAGAGACTACTGGGTAGAGAACAAAATGAAGGTTGGAACATGACTTAG